One Candidatus Devosia phytovorans genomic window carries:
- a CDS encoding aldo/keto reductase: MDYINLGRTGLKISRLAMGCMTFGSPTWAPWVLDEEASRPIIDKALELGINFFDMADMYSAGASEQVVAKALSGVPRHKLVLATKLYNPMSQDPNDRGLSRKHIFEAVDGSLKRLGTDYIDLYQLHRFDYETPLEETLGALNDVVRAGKVRYLGASSMHAWQFMKALGLQRANGWAPFVSMQPHYNLIYREEEREMLPLCLSEGIGVIPWSPLARGRLAARARSDTTRSQTDKTAGALYDRSQAQDEAVIAALRAVAERLGRPPAQIAYAWVATRPAITAPIVGISKLHQFDDAVAALEVRLTAEDVAELEAPYHPKPLAGHQ, from the coding sequence ATGGACTATATCAATCTGGGCCGGACCGGCCTCAAAATCTCGCGCCTGGCGATGGGCTGCATGACCTTTGGCTCGCCCACATGGGCGCCTTGGGTGCTGGACGAGGAAGCTTCACGCCCGATCATCGACAAGGCCTTGGAACTGGGAATTAATTTCTTCGACATGGCCGACATGTATTCGGCTGGTGCGAGCGAACAAGTGGTCGCAAAGGCGCTGTCCGGAGTGCCGCGTCACAAGCTGGTGTTGGCGACCAAGCTCTATAATCCGATGAGCCAAGACCCCAATGATCGCGGCCTGTCACGTAAGCACATTTTTGAGGCAGTCGACGGCAGCCTCAAGCGCCTTGGTACCGATTATATCGACCTCTATCAGCTGCACCGCTTCGACTATGAGACCCCACTTGAAGAGACGCTCGGCGCGCTCAACGACGTGGTGCGTGCCGGCAAGGTGCGCTATCTGGGCGCCTCGTCCATGCATGCCTGGCAGTTCATGAAGGCACTAGGATTGCAGCGCGCCAATGGCTGGGCACCCTTCGTGTCGATGCAGCCGCACTACAACCTGATCTACCGCGAGGAAGAGCGAGAGATGCTGCCGCTTTGCCTCTCGGAAGGCATTGGCGTCATCCCCTGGAGCCCCCTCGCCCGCGGCCGCCTCGCTGCCCGAGCTAGGAGCGACACGACCCGGTCGCAGACCGACAAGACCGCTGGCGCGCTCTATGACCGTTCGCAGGCGCAGGACGAGGCTGTCATCGCCGCGCTGCGTGCCGTGGCCGAACGCCTTGGCCGCCCGCCGGCCCAAATCGCCTATGCCTGGGTCGCGACGCGTCCCGCCATCACCGCGCCGATCGTGGGCATTTCCAAGCTGCATCAGTTCGATGACGCCGTTGCCGCGCTCGAAGTTCGCCTGACGGCAGAAGACGTCGCCGAGCTCGAAGCGCCCTATCACCCCAAGCCGCTCGCCGGCCACCAGTAG
- a CDS encoding AI-2E family transporter: MSDRMNLGTILRRRPTAFESVATFAIVATLLYLGAGILVPLTLAILLAFALNPVVSILNRRLRLPDPVAVIVAVSLAFVLLAGFAAIASSQIASLAAQLPGYQQIVMTKIEGLQAQFGSFAWLDQLNATIANLGNSMGSSGTNGNGVAPIPVTISNELGPLTLLTSVMGSIIGPVATIAIVTVFLIFLLMGRADLQDRFIRLVSAGKYSLTNLAISDASKRVGRYLIVQLMVNTVYGTIFGIGLWLIGVPSAMLWGMLIILFRYIPFVGALIIAVVPFTLAFAVDPGWNMLLLSVGLFLVLDLTTANVIEPRLYGSSTGVSALAILLSAMLWATLWGPVGLILSTPMTVCLVVIGRHLPQFQFLETLLGSEPVLAPAERLYQRMLKGDSEDAIEIGEGHIDEFGKQKLIDELMLPALQMANLELQSGPEAVPQRRQLMRSFESVLDAILAPRWSDDANVLLIGGRSEIDEAAAQLIGSSLADAGVTVDVLPPGAIRQEAIGRLDLAEVKTLVLVFMGDDLRAQCRYVARRVRRTAPDVRILALILNNLISNETAETLYVDFVARDFSTAMEMVKGDGAVNTTDTAHSQVNPFAGGGRGSDSLGRALDALAELFKVPAAIINLVDDQRHLDDEEASKLTLLVAENRQPLVVHSDQPNPLVGDSAYLQTNGIDLYAGVPLVLKDGSCPAVLVLIDYEQHTFSAQDTKALLLAADELVARFGHAQRSDLNTGRALGDVRDLTSA, encoded by the coding sequence ATGTCCGACAGAATGAACTTAGGAACCATCCTTCGTCGCCGACCAACGGCGTTTGAGAGCGTCGCGACTTTTGCAATCGTCGCAACCCTGCTGTACCTCGGCGCCGGCATTCTTGTCCCCCTGACACTTGCCATACTTCTAGCCTTCGCGCTCAACCCGGTCGTGTCGATCCTCAACCGCCGGTTGCGCCTGCCCGACCCGGTCGCAGTTATTGTGGCCGTTTCTTTGGCCTTCGTACTGCTCGCAGGTTTTGCGGCGATCGCCAGCTCGCAGATTGCCAGCCTGGCTGCTCAGTTGCCCGGTTATCAGCAGATCGTCATGACCAAGATAGAGGGCCTTCAGGCGCAGTTCGGCAGCTTTGCCTGGCTCGATCAGCTCAATGCCACCATTGCCAATCTGGGCAATTCGATGGGATCGAGCGGAACGAATGGCAACGGGGTAGCACCCATCCCGGTCACCATCTCCAACGAGCTCGGACCGCTGACTTTGCTCACCTCGGTGATGGGCTCGATCATCGGACCCGTCGCGACGATCGCCATTGTCACTGTGTTCCTGATCTTCCTTCTGATGGGACGGGCTGACCTTCAGGACCGCTTTATTCGCCTGGTCAGCGCCGGCAAATACTCGCTGACCAATCTGGCGATCTCGGATGCGAGCAAGCGTGTTGGTCGCTATCTGATCGTGCAGTTGATGGTGAATACGGTCTACGGCACCATTTTTGGCATCGGCCTCTGGCTGATCGGCGTGCCAAGCGCAATGCTTTGGGGCATGCTCATCATCTTGTTCCGATACATCCCTTTCGTGGGCGCGCTGATCATTGCGGTCGTTCCGTTCACCTTGGCGTTTGCGGTCGACCCTGGCTGGAACATGCTGCTGTTGTCCGTGGGTCTGTTCCTCGTCCTCGACCTAACGACAGCCAACGTCATAGAGCCCAGACTTTATGGATCGAGCACGGGTGTGTCGGCGCTTGCAATCCTGCTGTCGGCCATGCTCTGGGCCACCTTGTGGGGACCGGTGGGCCTTATCCTGTCGACGCCTATGACCGTTTGCCTCGTGGTCATTGGCCGCCATCTACCACAGTTCCAATTCCTCGAAACACTACTGGGGAGCGAGCCAGTCCTGGCGCCGGCGGAACGCCTCTACCAGCGCATGCTCAAGGGTGACAGCGAGGATGCCATCGAGATTGGCGAAGGCCATATTGACGAGTTCGGCAAACAGAAGCTGATCGACGAGCTGATGTTGCCGGCGCTTCAAATGGCGAACCTCGAACTGCAGTCCGGTCCCGAGGCGGTTCCACAACGTCGTCAGCTAATGCGGTCGTTTGAAAGTGTGCTCGATGCGATTCTCGCGCCAAGGTGGTCTGATGATGCCAACGTTTTACTGATTGGCGGTCGCAGTGAGATCGATGAAGCCGCAGCCCAGTTGATCGGCAGCTCGCTTGCCGACGCAGGTGTCACCGTGGACGTGCTCCCCCCCGGCGCCATACGCCAAGAAGCGATCGGCCGTCTCGACCTGGCGGAGGTTAAGACCCTGGTGCTGGTATTCATGGGCGATGATCTCCGAGCGCAATGCCGCTACGTTGCCCGTCGCGTTCGGCGCACAGCACCTGACGTGCGTATCCTGGCGCTCATTCTCAACAATCTCATCTCCAACGAAACCGCAGAGACGCTCTACGTTGATTTCGTGGCCCGAGATTTCTCGACAGCCATGGAAATGGTGAAAGGGGATGGCGCCGTGAATACAACCGACACGGCACATTCTCAGGTTAACCCGTTCGCCGGTGGCGGTCGCGGCAGCGACTCGCTCGGGAGGGCTCTCGACGCGCTCGCCGAACTCTTTAAAGTTCCAGCCGCCATCATTAATCTTGTCGATGACCAGCGTCATCTCGACGATGAGGAGGCATCGAAACTGACATTATTGGTTGCCGAGAATAGGCAACCACTGGTGGTACATTCTGACCAACCCAACCCGCTGGTGGGCGACAGTGCTTATCTGCAGACCAACGGTATCGATTTGTACGCCGGCGTGCCACTCGTACTCAAAGACGGGAGTTGCCCAGCTGTGCTCGTTCTTATCGACTATGAACAGCACACGTTCTCGGCTCAGGACACTAAAGCGTTGCTGCTGGCCGCAGACGAGCTAGTGGCGCGGTTCGGTCACGCGCAGAGAAGCGATCTCAACACGGGTCGAGCCCTCGGCGACGTAAGAGACCTGACATCGGCATAG
- a CDS encoding SOS response-associated peptidase family protein produces the protein MCGRFTNEFTWAELHALYKLSDELFPTAPSNLQPRYNIAPTQDVDFVALDKAGNRELLRGRWWLVPFFAKELPKAPMFNARIETVDTSGAFCRADRAVRPRNSGRRAEFLYPGYDAPSSAQSSTNINPLSVGRRCPTE, from the coding sequence ATGTGCGGACGCTTCACCAATGAATTCACCTGGGCCGAACTGCATGCGCTCTATAAGCTCAGCGACGAACTCTTCCCCACCGCCCCGTCCAATCTGCAGCCGCGCTACAATATCGCCCCCACCCAAGACGTCGACTTCGTGGCGTTGGACAAGGCCGGCAATCGCGAGCTGCTGCGTGGCCGCTGGTGGCTCGTGCCCTTCTTCGCCAAGGAGTTGCCGAAGGCCCCCATGTTCAACGCTCGTATCGAGACCGTCGACACATCAGGCGCTTTTTGCAGGGCAGATAGAGCGGTACGCCCTCGGAACTCCGGTCGCAGGGCGGAGTTTCTGTATCCGGGTTACGACGCTCCTAGTTCGGCTCAGTCGTCGACGAATATCAATCCTTTGAGTGTAGGCCGACGATGTCCGACAGAATGA
- a CDS encoding DUF2254 domain-containing protein, protein MTRWRWLLLQISRRLWVRATLIGLIGVAAAILAAVVEKYVPWEMPASIDAAAVDGLLNIIATSMLAVTTFSLSVMTSAYGAATSNVTPRATKLVMEDRVTQNVLSTFIGTFLFGIVGIIVLRVGAYGDRGRVILFGVTILVIVLIVVTLLRWIDHLTRLGRVGETTTRVEEATRAAIEERITSPYLGGVPLPDGETRPSEGASVVLPDAIGYVQHIDVAALNRIAEGIESKIRIVLNPGAFVYADTVLAWFDAKNGPDTEHKKAIRQAFTIAAERSFDQDPRFGLAVMSEIASRALSPATNDPGTAIDVIGRTTRLMSIWADRPEKADDPEYLSVMVAPLSDSDLFEDAFMLVARDGAGLIEVQMRLQKSLLALGRIGGKAFRMAARSQAELAMDRARRALTNDFDRAKLADLVGQESSQDR, encoded by the coding sequence ATGACCCGCTGGCGATGGCTCCTGCTACAAATTTCCCGCCGGCTTTGGGTACGGGCAACCTTGATCGGTCTCATTGGCGTGGCCGCTGCTATTCTTGCGGCCGTTGTGGAGAAGTATGTTCCTTGGGAGATGCCGGCCAGCATAGATGCAGCGGCGGTCGATGGTCTCCTCAACATCATCGCGACAAGCATGCTGGCGGTGACGACCTTCTCCCTTAGCGTGATGACGTCGGCCTATGGTGCCGCGACCTCCAATGTTACGCCCCGCGCCACCAAGCTCGTTATGGAAGATCGTGTCACCCAAAATGTGCTCTCTACATTCATTGGCACATTCCTCTTCGGCATTGTCGGCATCATCGTGTTGAGGGTCGGAGCCTATGGCGATCGAGGACGGGTCATTCTTTTCGGCGTAACGATCCTTGTGATCGTGCTTATCGTCGTCACCCTGCTGCGTTGGATCGATCATCTGACGAGACTGGGACGGGTCGGAGAAACCACGACCAGAGTTGAAGAGGCCACCCGGGCGGCAATCGAAGAGCGAATTACGTCTCCTTATCTGGGTGGCGTGCCGCTTCCGGACGGCGAAACACGGCCTTCCGAAGGTGCGTCGGTCGTGTTGCCTGACGCGATTGGCTATGTCCAGCACATCGATGTTGCTGCCCTTAATCGCATCGCCGAAGGAATCGAGAGCAAAATAAGGATCGTCCTAAATCCCGGAGCCTTCGTTTACGCGGACACGGTCTTGGCTTGGTTCGATGCAAAGAATGGGCCCGATACCGAACATAAGAAGGCGATCCGGCAGGCATTCACCATTGCCGCGGAACGCAGTTTTGATCAGGATCCGCGCTTCGGATTGGCGGTTATGAGTGAAATCGCTTCGCGCGCATTATCTCCCGCAACTAATGACCCTGGCACCGCCATAGACGTCATCGGGCGAACCACGCGGCTGATGTCGATATGGGCGGATCGACCTGAAAAGGCGGATGATCCTGAATACCTGAGTGTAATGGTGGCGCCACTGTCTGACTCCGACCTGTTTGAGGATGCTTTCATGCTGGTCGCCCGTGACGGTGCGGGGCTCATCGAAGTCCAGATGCGCCTTCAGAAATCGCTCCTAGCCCTGGGCCGCATCGGCGGAAAGGCTTTCCGCATGGCGGCGCGTAGCCAAGCAGAGCTTGCGATGGATCGCGCCCGAAGGGCGCTAACCAACGATTTTGATAGGGCCAAATTGGCGGACTTGGTCGGCCAGGAGTCATCGCAGGACCGATAA
- the umuD gene encoding translesion error-prone DNA polymerase V autoproteolytic subunit, whose amino-acid sequence MHLFLSRSNMPVAVSTLIEIRVPLVGPFVHAGFPSPADDFIEEMIDLNRELIKNPISTYLWRVVGDCMMDVKIFPGDVVVVDRSLIPKHRDVVLVMVDGEPTLKRLNRRGGVMLLHNENAKLPPFTLAEGTEIAIWGVVTDTIRKIRN is encoded by the coding sequence ATGCATCTTTTTCTCTCCCGTTCCAACATGCCGGTCGCCGTCTCGACGCTGATCGAGATCCGTGTGCCGCTGGTCGGACCATTCGTGCATGCCGGCTTTCCCAGCCCGGCGGACGATTTCATCGAGGAGATGATCGACCTCAACCGGGAATTGATCAAGAATCCGATCTCGACCTATCTCTGGCGGGTAGTCGGGGACTGCATGATGGACGTGAAGATTTTCCCTGGCGACGTCGTCGTCGTGGATCGGTCGCTGATCCCCAAGCATCGCGACGTCGTGCTGGTGATGGTGGATGGCGAACCAACCCTCAAGCGTCTCAACCGCCGCGGTGGCGTCATGCTGCTGCACAATGAGAACGCCAAACTGCCGCCCTTCACCCTGGCCGAGGGCACGGAAATCGCAATCTGGGGCGTCGTCACCGACACTATCCGGAAGATCCGGAATTGA
- a CDS encoding GntR family transcriptional regulator, with translation MFRIDAFSIDKSLPVPVGTQLHGLLSYMLAFSDMPYGTKLPSVRQLAADVGIAPMTVSQVYQQLRGEGLVEMRAGLGAFTAHDPGRVAGDQQPINALRGDIESIITKAEGLGVSPMALVSMINARAHMRRPSIGLTIAFVCIFEGPGRDYVEQARRVVGPSDVIELVTIDAIRADGPELRLCKAADIVVTFSHREAEVRSLVAGADVLGLRMLPSQRTRQNLAGLDSRARVAAVTHFQDYIAIMRPSVREFAPHVSDIRVTWSSAPDLTEIIGSSDAVVYASGADHVAQLAPANVQCFEYRHALDPSGLEIILAPRLAELRQAKGDQAVERRTA, from the coding sequence ATGTTCCGCATTGACGCCTTCAGCATCGACAAGTCGCTTCCCGTTCCGGTGGGGACGCAGTTGCATGGCCTGTTGAGTTACATGCTGGCCTTCAGCGACATGCCCTATGGGACAAAGCTCCCCTCGGTGCGCCAGCTAGCGGCCGATGTCGGCATTGCGCCGATGACGGTCAGCCAGGTCTACCAGCAGCTCCGCGGCGAAGGGCTGGTGGAGATGCGGGCAGGGCTGGGGGCCTTCACGGCGCACGACCCGGGCCGGGTGGCGGGCGACCAGCAGCCGATCAATGCGCTGCGTGGCGATATCGAATCCATAATCACCAAGGCCGAGGGGCTTGGCGTTTCGCCCATGGCGTTGGTTTCGATGATCAATGCCAGGGCGCATATGCGCCGCCCTTCCATCGGGCTGACCATTGCTTTTGTCTGCATCTTCGAGGGGCCGGGCAGGGACTATGTCGAGCAGGCGCGGCGCGTCGTTGGACCGAGCGATGTGATCGAGCTCGTGACCATCGATGCCATCCGCGCCGATGGTCCGGAGCTGCGCCTCTGCAAAGCGGCCGACATCGTCGTGACCTTCAGCCACCGCGAGGCGGAAGTGCGTTCGCTAGTTGCCGGCGCCGATGTGCTCGGCCTGCGCATGCTGCCCAGCCAGCGCACGCGGCAGAACCTGGCGGGGTTGGATTCGCGGGCGCGCGTTGCCGCCGTTACCCACTTCCAGGACTACATCGCCATCATGCGGCCCAGCGTGCGCGAATTCGCGCCTCATGTCTCCGACATCAGGGTCACCTGGTCGTCGGCGCCCGACCTGACCGAGATCATCGGCAGCTCCGACGCCGTGGTCTACGCCTCGGGCGCTGACCATGTCGCCCAGCTCGCACCGGCCAATGTGCAGTGCTTCGAATATCGCCATGCGCTCGATCCGAGCGGTCTCGAAATCATCCTGGCGCCGCGCCTCGCCGAGCTTCGGCAGGCCAAGGGAGATCAGGCTGTAGAACGCAGAACTGCGTAG
- a CDS encoding lmo0937 family membrane protein: MLWIIAIILLALWAVGLAFKVAGALIHLLLVIALIVLLFKFIQGRQAR; this comes from the coding sequence ATGCTTTGGATCATAGCGATAATACTACTCGCTCTTTGGGCCGTGGGACTGGCATTCAAGGTCGCAGGGGCACTCATCCATCTTTTGCTGGTGATCGCCCTGATCGTGCTTCTGTTTAAATTCATCCAGGGACGACAGGCGCGATAG
- a CDS encoding amidohydrolase family protein, translating into MTETLFYNARVLDPNLNALSDKSSVLVRYGRIVAVSATTIEADVAEKIDLGGKTLMPGLIDCHVHVVSTYLDLLKNAMEPTSLTAFRAGRIMNQILMRGFTTARDVGGADIGLVLAEEEGLIEGPRLIHCGKGFSTTGGHCDIRARTDNRRDIFGDRLGSMGRLVDGVEACRLAAREELKAGAKFIKIMANGGVASPNDPINMLQYSRDEIRAIVEETENNNTYVSAHLYTDRAIRRAVECGVLSLEHCNLIEAETAAMAAEAGCIAVPTLVAYEGLALEGERFGLSPDASAKIETVRTGGLRSLAVMRDAGLPMAFGSDLLGPLQKYHTMEFEILGRVLSAADIIRSATLIGAKLCKLEGEIGIISQGAHADLLVVDGNPYDDITLLGDDGAHMAAIMRKGRFMKNLLP; encoded by the coding sequence ATGACCGAAACACTATTTTACAATGCCCGCGTTCTGGATCCGAACCTCAACGCGCTGTCCGACAAATCGAGCGTCCTGGTGCGTTATGGGCGGATCGTTGCCGTTTCGGCGACGACGATCGAGGCGGATGTTGCTGAAAAGATCGATCTGGGCGGCAAGACGCTGATGCCGGGGCTGATCGACTGCCACGTGCATGTGGTGTCGACCTATCTCGACCTACTCAAGAATGCGATGGAGCCGACGTCGCTGACCGCGTTCCGCGCGGGCCGGATCATGAACCAGATCCTGATGCGCGGCTTTACGACGGCGCGCGATGTCGGCGGCGCCGATATCGGGCTGGTGCTGGCCGAGGAGGAAGGGCTGATCGAAGGGCCGCGGCTGATCCATTGCGGCAAGGGTTTCAGCACGACTGGCGGGCATTGCGATATCCGCGCCCGCACCGATAATCGGCGCGACATCTTTGGCGATCGCCTGGGCTCGATGGGCCGGCTGGTCGATGGCGTGGAGGCCTGTCGCCTGGCCGCGCGCGAGGAGCTGAAGGCCGGGGCCAAATTCATCAAAATCATGGCCAATGGCGGAGTGGCCTCGCCCAATGATCCGATCAACATGCTGCAATATTCGCGCGACGAAATCCGCGCCATCGTCGAGGAAACCGAGAATAACAATACCTATGTGTCGGCCCATCTTTATACCGACCGCGCCATTCGCCGCGCTGTGGAATGCGGTGTGCTGAGCCTTGAGCATTGCAACCTGATTGAAGCCGAAACGGCGGCTATGGCAGCAGAAGCGGGCTGCATCGCCGTGCCGACGCTGGTGGCCTATGAAGGCCTGGCGCTGGAAGGGGAGCGGTTTGGCCTGAGCCCCGATGCTTCCGCCAAGATCGAGACGGTGCGGACCGGAGGTCTGCGCTCGCTGGCCGTGATGCGCGATGCAGGCTTGCCGATGGCGTTTGGCTCGGACCTCCTGGGTCCGCTGCAGAAATATCACACGATGGAATTCGAAATTCTGGGCCGCGTGCTGAGCGCTGCGGACATTATCCGCTCGGCAACGCTGATCGGTGCCAAGCTTTGCAAGCTGGAGGGCGAGATCGGCATCATTTCGCAAGGCGCGCATGCCGACCTGCTGGTGGTCGATGGCAACCCCTATGACGACATCACGCTGCTGGGCGATGACGGGGCGCATATGGCGGCCATCATGCGCAAGGGCCGCTTTATGAAAAACCTTCTGCCATAA
- a CDS encoding Y-family DNA polymerase, which produces MTALALIDGNSFYCSCERVFDGRLEKRPLIVLSNNDGCAVARTAEAKALGIKMGQPFFQIRDLCRREGVVAMSSNYALYGDMSRRMNQIYDRFSPDVEIYSIDESFIDVARLPVKDRTAWASDLRATTRQWTGIPTCVGIGPTKTLAKLANKAAKSLPGGVLDLSDPADQARVMADFPIGDVWGIGRAGQAKLMALGIRYAGEVRDMDPRLARQIMTVVGERIVHELNGRPCIALESVAPQRKGCAVTRSFGQRVTNRLDMEQAVAGYATRLGEKLRRHGLATNHVTVFMHTSQFDDDEPQRNVSMTVDIPEATNDSLALIKAARRAVEQLWQSGYRYSKAGIVTQDLVPPPIPQRALFDQLNHEKAAKVMAAMDEANRRWGRATVVPAAVGIAAKSAFTTKFEMRSPRYTTRWRELPECI; this is translated from the coding sequence TTGACCGCCCTGGCGCTGATCGACGGCAATTCCTTCTATTGCTCCTGCGAGCGCGTGTTCGACGGCCGCCTCGAAAAGCGGCCGCTGATCGTGCTGAGCAATAATGATGGCTGCGCCGTTGCCCGCACGGCCGAGGCCAAGGCGCTGGGGATCAAGATGGGCCAACCGTTTTTCCAGATCCGCGATCTCTGCCGGCGCGAGGGCGTGGTGGCCATGTCGAGCAATTATGCGCTCTATGGCGACATGAGCCGGCGCATGAACCAGATCTATGACCGCTTCTCGCCCGACGTCGAAATCTATTCGATCGACGAAAGCTTCATCGACGTGGCGCGCCTGCCGGTAAAGGATCGAACCGCATGGGCCAGCGACCTGCGCGCCACCACGCGGCAATGGACCGGCATTCCGACCTGCGTCGGCATCGGACCGACCAAGACGCTGGCAAAGCTCGCCAACAAGGCGGCCAAGAGCCTTCCCGGGGGCGTGCTCGACTTGAGCGATCCCGCCGATCAGGCGCGGGTGATGGCGGACTTTCCGATCGGCGATGTCTGGGGGATCGGCCGGGCCGGTCAGGCCAAGCTCATGGCGCTGGGCATCCGCTATGCCGGCGAGGTGCGCGACATGGACCCCAGGCTGGCGCGGCAGATCATGACCGTGGTGGGGGAGCGGATCGTCCACGAGCTGAACGGGCGGCCCTGCATTGCGCTCGAAAGTGTGGCACCGCAGCGCAAGGGCTGCGCGGTGACCCGAAGCTTTGGCCAGCGCGTGACCAATCGGCTGGACATGGAACAGGCCGTTGCCGGCTATGCCACGCGCCTCGGCGAAAAGCTTCGCCGGCATGGTCTTGCCACCAACCACGTCACCGTCTTCATGCACACCAGCCAGTTTGACGACGATGAGCCGCAGCGCAATGTCAGCATGACGGTGGACATTCCCGAGGCGACCAATGACAGCCTGGCGCTGATCAAGGCGGCGCGCCGTGCCGTGGAACAGCTCTGGCAATCGGGCTATCGCTATTCGAAGGCCGGCATCGTCACGCAGGACCTGGTGCCGCCGCCGATCCCGCAACGGGCGCTGTTCGACCAGCTCAACCACGAAAAGGCGGCGAAGGTCATGGCAGCGATGGATGAGGCGAACCGGCGCTGGGGCCGTGCGACAGTCGTGCCGGCGGCAGTGGGGATCGCGGCGAAATCGGCGTTTACGACGAAATTCGAGATGCGGTCACCGCGGTATACGACGCGGTGGCGGGAGTTGCCGGAGTGCATATAA
- a CDS encoding glycoside hydrolase family 16 protein: MLRAERELVWADEFDGTAGSVPTPSFWTHEIGGHGWGNGELQTYTDRSDNAFLDGHGNLCVVGRRTGDSFTSARLTSKGLVQFQYGRFETRLKVPAGAGLWSAVWLLGANIDDAPWPACGEIDVVEHVSAKPDRVFGTVHCPEFFQDNGLSGDHVAAEPFTDGFHVFAIDWAEDRIAWSVDGLPYFEVTRTGLESSWVFDHPFYVMVNLAVGGWLGGDVSEDTRFPATLQIDYIRIYSSQPPPTLGEIG, translated from the coding sequence ATGTTGAGGGCCGAACGTGAACTGGTGTGGGCAGATGAGTTCGATGGTACGGCCGGCTCCGTCCCGACCCCATCTTTCTGGACCCATGAAATCGGCGGGCACGGCTGGGGCAACGGGGAGCTGCAAACATATACCGATCGCTCAGACAACGCTTTCCTGGATGGCCATGGCAATCTCTGCGTGGTTGGGCGGCGAACAGGTGACAGCTTTACCTCGGCGCGGCTGACCAGCAAAGGTCTGGTGCAGTTCCAATATGGCCGGTTCGAAACCCGGTTGAAGGTGCCAGCGGGCGCAGGGCTATGGTCGGCGGTCTGGTTGCTCGGCGCAAATATCGATGACGCGCCCTGGCCGGCATGCGGCGAAATTGACGTGGTGGAACATGTCAGCGCCAAGCCCGACAGGGTATTTGGCACCGTGCACTGCCCAGAATTCTTTCAGGATAACGGTCTGAGTGGTGACCATGTCGCCGCCGAGCCATTCACCGATGGATTTCATGTTTTTGCAATCGACTGGGCTGAGGACCGTATAGCCTGGAGCGTCGATGGGCTGCCGTACTTCGAAGTTACCCGCACTGGCTTAGAGAGCTCATGGGTCTTCGACCATCCATTCTACGTGATGGTAAATCTAGCAGTCGGTGGCTGGCTCGGTGGCGATGTATCGGAGGATACCCGATTTCCGGCCACTCTGCAGATCGATTACATCCGCATCTATTCTAGCCAACCCCCGCCGACCTTAGGGGAGATAGGCTGA